The Streptomyces sp. HUAS MG91 sequence AGTGTCCTCGAAGGTGTCCGGGACGGGCTCATTCATGATCATGGTGTGGGTGACCCTCCGAATTCCTCTTCCAGAGAATTCATCGCGGCGTGGACGGTCGCAGGACGGTGAGGATGTGCGCGGGCGAACGGCCCGGCTCGAGGCGCACGTAGTTCGCCCTGCCCCAGTGGTAACTGTCGCCGGTGAGCTCGTCGCGCACCGCAAGGGACTCGTGCCAGCCGAGCCCCAGTTGTGGCATGTCCAACGAGACCGTCGCCTCCTGGGTGTGGTGCGGGTCGAGGTTGACGACGACCAGAACCGTGTTCGAGCCACTGCGCTTGGAGTACACGATCACCTCGTCCTTGTCGGCGTGGTGGAAGTGCACGTCGCGCAGCTGCCGTAGTGCCGGACTGCGACGCCGGACGTCGTTGAGCGCGGTCAGCAGCGGAGCGATCGTCCGCCCTTCACGCGCCGCCGACTCCCAGTCCCGCGGCCGTAGTTCGTACTTCTCGGAGTGCAGATACTCCTCGCTGCCGGGGCGCAGCGGAGTGTTTTCGCACAGCTCGTATCCGCTGTAGACACCCCAGGCGGGCGAGAGCGTCGCGGCCAGCACCGCGCGCAGTTCGAAGGCGGGACGGCCTCCGTGCTGGAGAAACTCATGCAGGATGTCCGGCGTGTTGGTGAAGAAGTTCGGCCGCATGCAGGCCGCTTTCTCGCCCGCCAACTCCTCGATGTACTCGGTGAGTTCCTGCTTCGAATTGCGCCAGGTGAAGTATGTGTACGACTGCTGGAAGCCGATCTCGGCGAGCGTGCGCATCATCGCGGGGCGGGTGAACGCCTCCGCCAGAAAGATGACATCGGGGTCGCTCCGGTTGATGTCCGCGATGACGTGCTCCCAGAACGCGACCGGTTTGGTGTGCGGATTGTCGACCCGGAAGATGCGGACTCCGTGCGCCATCCAGTGCCGCAGGACGCGGGTGGTCTCCGCGATCAGGCCGGGCAGGTCCGCGTCGAAGGCGATGGGGTAGATGTCCTGGTACTTCTTCGGCGGGTTCTCGGCGTACGCGATCGTGCCGTCGGGGCGGTGGTGGAACCACTCCGGGTACTTGTCCACCCAGGGGTGGTCGGGGGAGCACTGGAGCGCGAAGTCCAGGGCCACCTCCAGGTCCAGCTCCCGCGCCTGCGCGACGAACCGGTCGAAGTCGTCCAGCGTGCCGAGGTCCGGGTGGATCGAGTCGTGGCCGCCGTCCGGCGAACCGATCGCCCAGGGCACGCCGACGTCGTGGGGGCCCGGGGAGAGGGAGTTGTCGGGGCCCTTGCGGAAGGTGGTGCCGATGGGGTGGACGGGCGGCAGATAGACGACGTCGAAGCCCATCTCCGCGATGGCCGGCAGGCGGCGCGCGGCGGTGGCGAAGGTGCCGCTCACGGGCGGCTTGCCGGGTTCGACGACCGCGCCCTCGGAGCGCGGGAAGAACTCGTACCAGGAGCCGTACAGCGCCCGTTCCCGCTCCACGAGCAGCGGCAACTCCGGTCCTCTGGTCAGCAGTTCGCGCAGGGGATGGTCGGCCAGTACGTCGTCCACGTCCGGGGTGAGGGCGGCGGCGAGGCGGGCCGCGGCAGGGCGGGCGGTGTCGCGCAGCGCGGCGACGGCCGCCAGGACGGGCGCGCGCCGCGGCTCGGGGACGCCGGGGGCGGCGCGCTCGTACAGCGCCGCGCCCTCCTCCAGTACGAGTTCGGTGTCGATGCCCGCGGGGACCTTGATCCGGGCCGTGTGCCGCCAGGTCGTCACGGGGTCGCCCCACGCCTCGACGCGGAACGTCCAGGAGCCCGTCGCGGTGGCGGCCACCTCGGCGCCCCAGCGGTCGGTGCCCGGGGCCAGTTCGCGCATCGGCGTCCACGGCCCCTCCTGCCCGTCCGGGCCGCGCAGTACGACATTGGCGGCGACCGCGTCGTGCCCCTCGCGGAACACGGTGGCCGTCACCAGAAAGGTTTCGCCGACCACGGACTTGGCGGGGCGGGCGCCGCCGGCGATCAGCGGGCGGACGTCACGGATGGGTATGCGACCCGTGGTGACCTGCACCGGAGCCGCCTCGGATGCCTTCTCGACACCGGGATCCAACGGGACGGCAGCCGCCGGGATGGTCGCTTCCGGGGTGGACTTCTTGGCCGCGGGCTTCTTCGCCGGAGCCTTCTTCTGCGTGGTTTTCTTCCGCGCGGGTGCCTTCGTGGCCGCCGTCGTCTTCTTGGCCGCCGTCGCCTTCTTCGCGGGCTTCTTCCGAGGTGGAGCCTGTGGCTCCGGTGATGGGTGCGGTGGGGCCTGCAGTTCAGGCCGTGACTGTTCGGGATTCGGTTGGGGGGCCGGGCGCTTTGCGGGCATGACCGCTCCTGTCCGCGGGGGATTCGGGGGGTTGCGGAGGCGCACTTCTAGTCAGAGGGCCGTGCGGGGTACCGGGGGAGCCTTCCACGGCCGATGGGTGGGCAATCCGGTGCTTTGTTAACTACTCGCGCGTAAGAGCACACACAAGACCGGTCCCGCCGGGAGCGACGGGACCGGTTCATGAACTCACCTTTCGCCTACGTGTGGTTGACCTGCAACAGCCTGTTCGGTGAGCCGGGTCCCGCGCCGGTCACCCGGCCCGGAACGGCCTCTTCGACGAGCGCCTTGCTCACTTCCGCGGGTGTCGCCCACGCGTGATCGGCGAGATACAGCGCGGCGGCGCCCGCGGCGTGCGGAGACGCCATGGACGTACCGGAGTAGGTGGCTTTCCCTGTGTCGCTCGCGAACGACGCGGACGTGATGTCGACGCCGGGCGCGAACAGGTCTACTCGAGTACCCCAGTTCGAGAAACTCGCACGCGCGTCTTTCCGATTCGTCGCACCGACCGTGATCGCCTCCTTGACCCGGGCGGGGGAGTACAGGCTCGCCGGCAGCCCGTCGTTGCCCGCCGCGACGGTGTAGGTGACACCCGAGGCGATGGAGTTGCGGACTGCCTGGTCGAGTTGGGCATTGGCGTAGCCGCCCAGACTCAGATTGGCGACAGCCGGCTTCGTCGCATGCTTGGTCACCCAGTCGATACCTGCGATGACCTGGGCCGTCGTCCCGGATCCCGAGTCGTCGAGCACACGTACGGCGACCACGTTAGCCTTCTTCGCGATGCCGTACTTCGTGCCCGCGACGGTTCCGGCCACGTGGGTTCCGTGCCCGTTCCCGTCCTGCGCGACGGCGTCGTTGTCGACGAAGTCCCAGCCGGAACTCGCCCGTCCGCCGAAGTCCTTGTGCGTCCTGCGGATGCCCGTGTCGATCACGTACACCGTCACGCCAGCGCCCGCCGACTCCGGCCAGGTGTAGGACTTGTCGAGCGGCAGATCCTTCTGGTCGACGCGGTCCAGGCCCCACGAGGGCGGGTTCTCCTGGGTGTGGTCGGTGTGGTCGTAAGTGACGGCGGTGTCCTGCACGACGGAGGCGACGTCCGGGTCGGCCGCCAGCCGCTCGGCCCGCGCCGCGTCGGCCCGCACCGCGTACCCGTTGAGCGCGTTGCTGTAGGTGTGGCGTATTTTCGCCCCGTATTTCGTGGCAAGGTCCTTGCCCGCCTCGGACGGGGCGCGTGTTCCCCCCTTCAGCGTCACGATGTAGCTGCCCGCCACGGCGCCGGGCTCCCCGGCGCCCTGTATCCGTCCCTGTACGGGGGCGGCCTGGGCGGGCAGCGTGATGGCCGAAAGCGCCGCGACTGCCGCGAGCACGGTGAGCCCACCGGCTCCGCGCAGCCTTCGCTTCCGCCTCCCTGGCACGATCACTGCCATGTGTGAGTTCCCCTCCTCAACCCGGCGCGGAATCACGCCAGTTGGCAGCCTCTCGTGCGGTGTGAAGCACCACAAGGCCGTACGAGGTGGTGGAATCGGCCATATCGCCCGTGGGGGGTGCGAGGGGCCGTGCGGGGTGCGGCGAAATCCGGCCGACCGGCACGCGCGAACCGTCTGCGGCAGGATGGCCGCATGTCCATCATTCACCGCACCACCCTCACGCCCACCAAGCTCGAACTGCTCAGTGACTGGCTTCCCGAACAGCCCTGGTACCGGGGTGCGGGCACTCCCGAACTCGCCAAGTCCGGCGGCTTCCGCCTCGACGACCCGACCGGGGAGGTCGGCATCGAGTTCCTCGCGGCCACCGACACCTCGGGGCCCGAGCCGGTGACGTACCACGTGCCGATGACCTACCGCGGCGCGCCGCTGCCGGACGCCGACGGCTCGCTGATCGGCACCCTCGTGCACGGTGTGCTCGGCGAGCGCTGGGTGTACGACGGATCCCGGGACCCGGTGCTCGTCGAGCAGCTGGCCGCGCTGATCGCGGGCGACGTGCCCGCGCACGCGCAGAGCGTCGACGGCGCCCTCGACCCCACCGTGCACGCCGCCCCCGGCGACGGGCGGCCGGAGATCGTGCGCGTACTGGAGCCCGGCTCCACCACCCCGGGTGGTGTCACCGCCGAATGGGAGACGCCGGACGGGAACCGGGTGCGCGGCGTCTTCGCCGTCGTCCGCGCCGGCTGACCGGCGCCCCGCCGACGGGCCGCCCGGACGGGATGCCGGACACCGCCGAGGGCGCGGTGTCCGACATCGTGCCCACGTCAGCGACGGCTCGTTGAGGGTGACGTGACGTCACGCCGAGCGGGGGAGAAGCAGGGATGAGTTCACGGATGCCAGCACGCACGGACCTGACCGCACGCGACACCGGACGCCCGGCCCGGCCCGGACGCGGATGGCGGCGGGCCGCCCTCGGCGCGGCCGCCCTCCTGTCGACGGCCGGCGCGCTCGCCGCGGGCACCGCGCCCGCCCAGGCCTACAGCCCCGATCCGAAGGTCGGCGCCGTCTACCGGTCCACGTCCACCTGCCCGTGCCACGGCGGCGCGCTCACCGACCCGTACGGCGGCACCACCTTCGCGCGCGACCCGGGCGGCTACGCGGTCAAACTGGAGCTGACCCAGGGGAGTTCGTTCGTCGGCAAGGTCGAGTTCCACCCGAAGGACGAGACGCTCCGGGTGTACGACACGAAGAACGACAGCGACACCTTCTACGTGCACATCGCCTACGTCTCGGGCCGCACCACCCACGATCTCGGCACCTACACGGCACCCGGCACCGCCGCCGTCGTCGACCGCATGACCAAGGACTTCGACATCCCCGAGGGCGCCGGAGTCGACATCTCCGTCTACGACGACGCCCGCCTCACCGACTACATCGGCGGGGCCCGCGGCACCGGCGGAGCCGTCGCCTGACCAAGGTCGGATTCCGGGCGCCCCGCTGTGCGCCGTGGCTAGCGGCGTGGGCGCGCACTACCTTCAGAGGCTCGGGCCGCACGATGCCGTGCCGGCCCGGCCCGCTGTGTCCCCGCATACTTGTCGAGGTGATCACGTGAAGGCCATCCGTCGATTCACCGTACGTCCGGTCCTGCCCGAACCCCTCGCTCCCTTGCACGAGTTGGCCCGCAACCTGCGCTGGTCCTGGCATCCGGGAACCCGCGATCTGTTCGCCCTGGTCGATCCGGCGCGCTGGGCCGCGTCCGACGGCGACCCCATGCGGCTGCTCGGTGACGTGCCGCCCTCGCGGCTCGCCCGGCTCGCCTCCGACGAGGCCTTCCTGGCCCGGCTGAGCGAGGTCGCCGACGATCTGCGCGGCTATCTCCAGGACGACCGCTGGTACCAGAGCAGCAGCGGCGGCCCGGCGCGGCTGCCGTCCTGCATCGCCTATTTCTCGCCGGAGTTCGGCATCACCGCCGCGCTGCCGCAGTACTCGGGCGGTCTCGGCATCCTCGCCGGTGACCACCTCAAGGCCGCGAGCGACCTCGGGGTCCCGCTCGTCGGCGTAGGACTGCTCTACCGGCACGGGTACTTCCGGCAGTCGCTGTCCCGGGACGGCTGGCAGCAGGAGACCTATCCGGTCACCGACCCCAACGAGCTGCCGCTGTCCCTGCTGCGCGAGCCCGACGGCACCCCCGCGCACATCAGCCTCGCCCTGCCCGGCGGGCGCAGTCTGCTGGCGCGGATCTGGCAGGCCCAGGTCGGGCGCGTGCCGCTGCTCCTGCTCGACTCCGACGTGGAGCAGAACGACGTCCACGAACGCGAGGTGACCGACCGGCTCTACGGCGGCGGCAGCGAGCACCGGCTCCTCCAGGAGATGCTGCTCGGCATCGGCGGGGTGCGCGCGGTGCGCACGTACTGCCGGCTGACCGGGCACGCGCCGCCCGAGGTCTTCCACACCAACGAGGGCCACGCGGGCTTCCTCGGCGTGGAGCGCATCGCCGAACTCGCCTCCGAGGGGCTCGACTTCGACGCCGCGACCGAGGCGGTGCGGGCCGGCACCGTCTTCACCACGCACACCCCGGTCCCGGCCGGCATCGACCG is a genomic window containing:
- a CDS encoding S8 family peptidase, which translates into the protein MAVIVPGRRKRRLRGAGGLTVLAAVAALSAITLPAQAAPVQGRIQGAGEPGAVAGSYIVTLKGGTRAPSEAGKDLATKYGAKIRHTYSNALNGYAVRADAARAERLAADPDVASVVQDTAVTYDHTDHTQENPPSWGLDRVDQKDLPLDKSYTWPESAGAGVTVYVIDTGIRRTHKDFGGRASSGWDFVDNDAVAQDGNGHGTHVAGTVAGTKYGIAKKANVVAVRVLDDSGSGTTAQVIAGIDWVTKHATKPAVANLSLGGYANAQLDQAVRNSIASGVTYTVAAGNDGLPASLYSPARVKEAITVGATNRKDARASFSNWGTRVDLFAPGVDITSASFASDTGKATYSGTSMASPHAAGAAALYLADHAWATPAEVSKALVEEAVPGRVTGAGPGSPNRLLQVNHT
- a CDS encoding 1,4-alpha-glucan branching protein, which produces MSIIHRTTLTPTKLELLSDWLPEQPWYRGAGTPELAKSGGFRLDDPTGEVGIEFLAATDTSGPEPVTYHVPMTYRGAPLPDADGSLIGTLVHGVLGERWVYDGSRDPVLVEQLAALIAGDVPAHAQSVDGALDPTVHAAPGDGRPEIVRVLEPGSTTPGGVTAEWETPDGNRVRGVFAVVRAG
- a CDS encoding maltotransferase domain-containing protein, whose translation is MPAKRPAPQPNPEQSRPELQAPPHPSPEPQAPPRKKPAKKATAAKKTTAATKAPARKKTTQKKAPAKKPAAKKSTPEATIPAAAVPLDPGVEKASEAAPVQVTTGRIPIRDVRPLIAGGARPAKSVVGETFLVTATVFREGHDAVAANVVLRGPDGQEGPWTPMRELAPGTDRWGAEVAATATGSWTFRVEAWGDPVTTWRHTARIKVPAGIDTELVLEEGAALYERAAPGVPEPRRAPVLAAVAALRDTARPAAARLAAALTPDVDDVLADHPLRELLTRGPELPLLVERERALYGSWYEFFPRSEGAVVEPGKPPVSGTFATAARRLPAIAEMGFDVVYLPPVHPIGTTFRKGPDNSLSPGPHDVGVPWAIGSPDGGHDSIHPDLGTLDDFDRFVAQARELDLEVALDFALQCSPDHPWVDKYPEWFHHRPDGTIAYAENPPKKYQDIYPIAFDADLPGLIAETTRVLRHWMAHGVRIFRVDNPHTKPVAFWEHVIADINRSDPDVIFLAEAFTRPAMMRTLAEIGFQQSYTYFTWRNSKQELTEYIEELAGEKAACMRPNFFTNTPDILHEFLQHGGRPAFELRAVLAATLSPAWGVYSGYELCENTPLRPGSEEYLHSEKYELRPRDWESAAREGRTIAPLLTALNDVRRRSPALRQLRDVHFHHADKDEVIVYSKRSGSNTVLVVVNLDPHHTQEATVSLDMPQLGLGWHESLAVRDELTGDSYHWGRANYVRLEPGRSPAHILTVLRPSTPR